Within Etheostoma cragini isolate CJK2018 chromosome 24, CSU_Ecrag_1.0, whole genome shotgun sequence, the genomic segment CCTAGTAGATGTACAGTCAAGAATCAGTTGCTGAAGCCTCTGGTGTAAAAGGCCAATTCAATCAGTCAAGTGTGTTTAGGAGCTTCCAGATGGTCTATGCACCACTATTTCTGTTAGATAGCAGATCAGGTCATCAAAGAAAACCACTCCATctgcatttatatatattatgtataatactttaacatatacagtatattaatagCATAGATTGGAAAATACCAGGTATTAATATTGGCTTTCTGTGCATTAGTAACATCTAATGGGCACATCTAATTATGTATGCAGCTCTTAATTTGCTCTGTTGGGACACAGTCACTCAGCTGCCTCTTTCATGTCTGTTACTCAACTCTCTCTCCACTCTGCACTTCCGACAAAATGCCCTGTAAGTGCCCTCACAGCCTCTATTcccaaatgctttttttctctacCTCCTATCTGACCCTCCACTCCCAAGTTCCATGTTTCATCTCCACTCCTCCATGTCCTGTTGGGCATGTCTCACCTGTCCCTCCCCCCCTGCTTTACCAGGACTGTTCCTGCATCTCCCACACTCAGGTCCAGCCCTTGGACATAGAGGAGCGCTATGAGGACATCAGCCACCAGCTCCTGGTCAGTAGCCAAGACGCTGTCAGCATGGAGACATGCATCACACTGATGTTCCTAATCATATCATCACAATTCATTTATCATCTATCTGGATCTGCTTAACCCTTGCCTTAAAGttgttaaataaagtaactaTTGGAATAACATTGCTATATCTGTTAAAGCTGTTGGTAACACTTAAAGGGGTACTCAATCAATTTTGTTGGGGGACTCACAAGAAAATTTGAGCGGTCAAAATTGGTGAGACAGAGGCCGAGATATCCTGATTTTAAGTCCCTAGTATGGGTCACGCTCCAAAAACAGTGGATACTACAATTCCCATCGCAGCTCAATAGTTCGTAATTGATCAGACCCGTTATGCCTGTAAACGTCCATTTGTCTTATACTCCCAGTTTATAACACAGGCTGTTTGAAATGAAGTGTCAAGCCCAAGTCAATGTAACCCTGATGGCATCGCTATGACATCAGCAGGGGTTATTTTCTTAGACTTGGTAAAGCTCCAAAACCACACAGCTGGCTGGCAAGTTAACTGATCTTCATTAGAAAAATGggtggagtgcccctttaaagCGCAGCTATATTCCCcattattgttttgattgatttcACCAGGAAGTTCAATTTGTAATGCATTACTTAATATGGGTTAAATATTACTAACTGCTTAAAATGTAGACCTACTACTAGTGTGTAAACTCACTTTCCCCCCGGTAGTACAGACAAAAGGCTGGGACAGTATAGATAAACACTTTCAGCTGATGTGTTTTAAACAAAGCTACATCAGAAACACATGCTACTGTCTGATGCTGTGCTCAAAGAGAACCAGACACTATTGAGTCCCAATAATGTGTCTGCATAACTAATACCCCGTCTACACGTACATGGTTACtttgaaaaacagacatttcccTTCCTTTGTGCCCTTTGTTAACAAGCAAACGGAATCTTTGCCTCTGAAATGTCTAAAATCTGCGGCCAGAAACGTTGGAAATCTTTGtttgcacgtttgcatgtaCTCTGAGACAAACCGAGGTTTATGCagccgaggaagtgaggaagagaagagagaggaagtgatttgcCACCTACTGGTTTGGCAGGCTCTTGGCCACATTTACAGCATATATACACAGTTACatgtaaatgaacacttttctgtaaactgacagctgtgcacaatgttatttttgaaaacagagaAGTTGAAATGcctgtttatgaaaatagccgcTCACGTGTAAACGTGGCCTAGAACCGCAAGcatctcccccctccctccatcccctcTGCGCTGCTACGTGTCACAGTGCAACTCCCTGGCAGCATTGTCCCCTCACACATACCTCACCATGGCCACGGAATGGGTTATCATGTAAGAATTACTACAGAGGCAGTACGATAATCTTTTTGCAGGATCATAGTACACACTTATTAGACTACAACTGAATATGACATTGCATAGTTAATATCTGTTACTTAAGAGTCTTTCCATTTGTATGTTAgtagtttcagtttttctccAGATTagcttgtttttccattaagGGGGAGGGACCTGTACCAGAGCCTGTGAATGGGGACCCTAAGTTCTGTCAATATGGAATGAGAGGTTGATGAACGTCATATATAacttaaagcacatttaaaatgacagcaTACGTGTACGTGTTTGAGTTAATAAACGATGGACGCAATCATTATttcttaaatgcaaaatatatgtGCGTCCCGTAGAGCTGTGACAGTTCTGAATACACTCTGCAAGGGCCAGCAGGTGGCGATGACATCACAGGGCTGTCAGCTGAGCCAGTCCACTACCAGCTACTGTCTGAGCTGGGTGAGAAGAACACCAAAACATATACTTCAGTCAGCATTATTTGCACCTTATTTCTCACTAAAtctttcaaacaaatgtaaatgcagGAAGATTTCACTTCTTCCATTCTGTGTATGACAGGGAGGGGCTTCAATAACCTCAGCCAGGTGAACATGGCCCGCCACATCCCCACTGGTCAGCTGGTGGCTGTCAAACAAACCAACCTGGATGAGTGCACCGAGGAAGAGCTGCTGCAGCTCATGGTGAGCTGCCGTCCAGAAACGGGCATTTATTTAAAGGACATTTTTGCTTTGTGCATGGGGTTCTTGTCATCAAAGCTTATTTTGGGGTTTCACAGTTTTTAAAGCATGCTTCTGTAAACTTACATTCAACCAACAGCTGTTCTCCATCCAGGTTGGTTTATATCTGATTGTTTCTCAAACCTCAGAACGAGGTTCTGCTGTCCAGGCTGTTCCGTCACCCCAACCTGCTGACCTCTCGCCTGGTTTTCAGCTCCTGCTGCCAGCTATGGGTCCTCACACCACTCATGGCCTATGGTCAGCCACACCTTAACTTTTGCCCTTAAAATTAATCAGATTTAGCCTTAATGAAACTGTATACACTAAGAGCCAATAgctcttttttggttttgacaCCTGCTTTTCTTCATAAAACCTCACTCACAATTTGCGCCACTGTTCTCACAATTAAGATATATCACCTCCAATTTTCCCCTGCTTATGTGACCTGTCCCTCTCTTGCCTCCAGGCTCTGCAGACACCTTACTAAGAACATACTTCCCAGATGGAATGAGTGAATCCATGATAGCGTACCTGCTGTATGGCGTGCTGAAAGCATTGGAATACCTGCACCAGATGGGCTATGTTCACCGGTCAGTGGGATTCGTTAGAAACATCTGTAGAAGAAACATCTGTATTACAAGTGTGGCAAGGATCACCATTAAGGGGGGGATTTGAATGAAAGAACCTAATTTCACCCTAGGTGAACattgattattgattaataTTACTGAGGAGGCAGAGGTGTGTTTCAAAGTATtccaaataatgtatttaaaatcaaaacaggCAGAGGCTTAAacctctgaaataaaaaagtgaaacataaaATGTTGGGGGTGTGGATACAATTTCCTTGATACGGCAAAGCGGCAATAGGTAGTCAGGATGAACCTGGAAGAAGGGGAGAATTCTATTAACCAGGCTCCACCTTACTATATCTATCACAATCAATTTACAACCATGAACTCATCACCACCAGTGAGatgggacaataaataaataaaaccaccTTTTTATGGCAAGAGGggcaacaaaaatgtccttaCAGCACATGAAATGTGCCTTTCACATACCTGAGGGGCAAGAAACACTAGCCACAGCAGGGACAGATCCAGAAGCAGAGACAGGACATAGGAGCAAGGTGCCTTATGTAACCTAGCCCTAGGGTGTTGGCCATGGGAGGGGTCAGGCCAAGGCTGCATTCAACTCCACTACACATTTACCTATGCTAAGGGAAGCCTTTCCCCTATACAAGGAAACACACTATTATAAACACTAAAACTTGTATCTATCTCATGTCTTTCCACATATTCCTCTCATGTCAGGGGTGTGAAGGCCAGTCATATCCTGCTGTCAGGAGAGGGGCGTGTCTACCTCTCAGGGCTccacagtatttacagtatgatgCGTGAGGGGAAGAGGATGAGGGCAGTTTTTGACATGCCCCACCACAGCCCTGCCCTGTTGCCCTGGCTCAGCCCTGAACTGCTGCGACAGGTCAGGACTCACTAGATTTATTGATAACATTAATTCCAGCCGTGCATATTTCAGAAAGCATTATTCTAATGTATATTCTCTCACTCCTTTTCCCATGATGTTGCCCTCAGTAGGACCTGCACGGTTACGGGGTAAAGTCAGACATCTACAGTTTAGGTATTGTTGCTTGTGAGCTGGTCAGCGGCAGGGTGCCTTTCCAGGACATGCCCCCCACTCAGGTAATGACAACACTTTCATCCAAACCGCTTAAGAAgaatgtgtatgtgcacatttAGCTTTGTTCTCCACAATTTGCATCAGTGTTTGAATCTTCTCGTTCAGATGCTGCTTCAGAAGCTACGCGGCTCCCACTGCTGCCTGCTCGACGTGGCTCCATTCCCGCTGGGAGAGCTTGGGGGGCTGAAGGTGTCCCGGTCTGGGGTAGACTCCGGCATCGGGGAGAGCGTGGCCACCGGCAGCATGACACACAGCGCAACCGCTCCTCCTACCGACCGACCTCAGAGCCCTGCACCCAAAAACCACTCAGCCACCCTGCACAACCTGGTCCAGCTGTGTCTGCAGCAACAGCCTGAGCGCAGGTCATTACATTAAAGGACCAGTCGTCTTTTTTTGCCGATTGATTTGACAGAATTGCATTCATACACAGCATAACCATAAAACAAATGAgtgtttgtgctgtttttgtctTCCATAGACCGTCAGCATCTACACTGTTGACCCACGCCTTCTTCAAGCAGGTGGGTTTATTAGTCAGGTCGCCTACTGCTTACTCCTCTAAGTGCGGTTGCTTTTGTCTAAAATTATGTTATGTTAACTTCCACTAGGCTTTGAAATTACAATACAGTATCTTGTGCCAGTGTTTAAGCAGAGATGTGTCTTTCTGTGACAGGTGAAGAGACACACCAGAGACACCTTCCTCAGCCTCATGTACCCAGCAGTGCCCCTCACCAGCCCCGATGACCCTTCGGTATCCTGCCCCCCCGCCTTATCCTGCCACACTCTGGCGTCAACCTCCAGCGACACCACCGAGGCTGTGTGGGACTTCTCCTAACCCTAATTTTCTGTCCTTAAATCTCCAAATAATGACTAGCAAGCCAAACACAAGACAATCGAAGCAAAGCAATGAGGCCAACTTCtactgtgcttttattttgtattattaccCAACTCTCTGAGCCTTTTTTGAGTAGTTTTGGAGGTATTTTATATGTTTGTCTGATGAATACAATAAGTTTGGGTGATTGGTTGGTGACAAGACTGTGAAAGTGCTGGATCAAAGACGCTGCTCTGATCATTTATAAAGGATCTATGATGATACTAAGGAACTTTCAACAACTCACATGACAACACTAATCAGTTGACTTAACAATCACGCACTTCCTCTGAAATAAAAGGCAACTATGAGTGAAAGAGAAAGTCCACCaagaaacattttgttaaaaacagCTAGTTGTGCTAAACAGTATACAGTGTTTTTACAGACTTTGTCTgttactgaaataaataaataaaaatacatttaaaagtaaaatcttAGCAGGTACTGACAAATTAACCCCTTAAGCGTAAGTGACTATGCTCAGGTGGATTTTTCTTTACGTGTACTATAGTCAAACTGAATAGTGAATACTGAGATAGCTATGTAAAAAGAGCACATGAGCATTAGCATATATCTAGTGTCCAACGTAGGACTTAGAAACCATCAGTAGAAGCAGTAGATTCCCTGCCTTTGTTGTCAGTGATTCGTCAAAAGAATATTTCTACTGTGCTGATCGACCACTTCTCCAATAATGCCTTTGTTTTAATGAACCCTGCATTCTGAATATCCATCTGTAACTGTGATTAAGTGTACTGGATATGAGAACTGTGATATACGGTACATATCAAACATGGTAGCTGTATGAGCCNNNNNNNNNNNNNNNNNNNNNNNNNNNNNNNNNNNNNNNNNNNNNNNNNNNNNNNNNNNNNNNNNNNNNNNNNNNNNNNNNNNNNNNNNNNNNNNNNNNNACAAAATTTGATTTCTAAACTTCCTGTTAGCCTTGTATGATTACCAGCTGCGCCAGCAACGCTGGTATTGTTTTCACCtcctgagcctgtgtgtgtgtgtgtgtgtgtgtgtgtcacacaggCGCTTTTAAGAATTTTGCCAgctgtttatgtattttttctctctttagatAGATTTTGTCATTGCAATAGTGTCCATTAAACTACAAGCAGTCTACTAGTAAAAGCCTCTAGTTACCTGTATCACGTTGTCCTGTTTCTTCAAGTTGTTGGCATAATCAAAGAACCTGGTATTCAGATGGTGGTTGAATAGCCTGATGATGTattagaaaagaaagacactggTTTACAGCATATCCATGTTTTTAAAGAGTCTCATGTATGCACAAGCATGACTTTCACTTGAGTGATGAAACaattagtaataataacaacttttttaatgaaaagattAACCCCAAGGAGCTTTTcacaacataattaaaaacaatgtttggttaaaaagagTGTTTGCCACGTGCATAGAACCGATTCAAATATCTATTTGAGCAGAGATCTTGTATCATAAAGCATGGCATAAAGGGTTTGTTTTTAGACCACAATCCACGTCTAGTCCAGCCTGCTTCAAGCTCCATCATCATTTGTCAAAgccaaataaattatttatttttattgacttatttttttatatataaaaggtatgtatacatatatatctgaTTCCTGTGTTACTCTGTTTCCTGTGTTACTCTGTTTCCTGTGAAATAAAACATTCCCTCACAGAAACACATCACCATAACCCTGAGAGACATAGCAGCTCTCTACTGCGCCACTAGATGGCCCCACAACACCAAAACCAtagattaaaaacaaaccaatggAGCTCTGCAAGCAACCAAGACCAGCCCTTAGCAACCACGTATCTCCACATCCACAACGTAAGGTGTATAAACTGTCGCAAACGCAGCTACTAATAAAAGCAATATTACAAGCCATGAATGTGTTCCTCACAACAATTTAAGTACGCTATGATAGAAACACGTATACGGTATTGAAACTGCAGTTTAATCCTGACTAGTTTGGTAGTACAGTTGCTAAAGTGTATTGTGTATCTGGTTCCCCTACCAAATTAAAGGTACTGGTTAACCATTTCATACACTATTGTTGTTGAAACCAGTATCATCTCCAAAAACAGTATTTTCTGCAGTCTTTGCCAACAACTTTATATTGGCCTACCATTAACAACTTTAAGACTTTAAGTTAAGACCATTTTAACTAAACAATTAACATTTTGCTTGTAGCAAGAATGCGGCATATTTATTAttcttctgtaaatgtgccaattTTATTGTACTTCAGCCCTGTGTGACTAATAATATAATCTCCCTTTGCACAAACTGTATTGAATAATTTCCTTGTCTTTGACTGAATTTGAAAGTATAAGGCTACCAGACATTCAACAATAGACACAACTTGGCATTAAATAGAGCACAGTATCACTCTGTAAtcaaacatattgttttttagcgaaatttagatagatagattttagATAACAAAAGAACgacatttctttgatttttgtttttgtgcaattATTTTCAATCAAGTGTTTTTATGGTGAgcgctcttattttgaaatgaatcaAACCGTACGTCGACAGGAAGCTGCTGTGGGGGTAAGCGCGATATGTTTGTCGGAAACTTGACACATTTACAGCAACTCTGAAGAAGGCGTTAGTGACAGTGGTCTTTATGTTACACAGGTGAGTGGTCCTCAGTTTCTCGAcggttttaatatattttaatcagGTATTCACATCAGTCTCTTTTAAATGAGACGTATGTAGCCGGGCAGGCTTGTGGAGACGAGGCGTTTCTGTcacatgaggaggaggagaaaggaaggCTGAAAAAAACCCAGAAATAGGCTTTTTTGACAGCTAGCTTTTAGCTAACTTGGTCAGGTAAGGTCGCCTTAATGACTCAGTAATGTTTGCCGAGGATAGCCGAAGGCGTTGTGCTGTCACAGGACGAGCTAGTCATCTTGTAGACAATTTGTAGGACACACAACAGAGCAGACATTATTAATGGTGTGTGTTTTGCCGTGCAGTTTCCACCATCGCCTCAGTCTGTCTGTGCTTGGAGCCAGCAGGGCAGCTCAAAGTGCACAGGGAGTAACGTTACTggatgtattttgttgttgctagCAGTGAATACTTTCGCCAGTCGTCTGACCGTGACAAAACATTTGCCTCCATGATAAGTAATTGtctgtgtgtcatgtgtttttatcaTTGATAGAGGAGAAACGCTGCTGGGATTATCCTCTGGTTCTCTGAGAAGAGCAGAACAAATGGAAGTACAGGCCCACCTGGGTCAAGTCCTCTCCGGGACTGCACATCTGTCCTCTGCCATGGAGTAATTCTTGGAAAGTTTCTGCCAAAACACGTCATCTAGCACCCATTTCGACATATTTGAGGCGTGTTACACCTTGCCAGAGTTGGACAATCACGATGTTGAGCATTAAGGCCAGCAGCAGAGGTTATGAGTGAAAACCATGAAGCAGCCAGGGAAGTGACCTCTGGTGACACTACAGCCTGAGGGGGCCACTCACCGGCACCATGGCATCCAAGGAGAGACTGTACGAGGTCTGGATGCTCTACTGCACTAAGGTAAGGTCAGGTGTATTTCTGGGGACCCAAACTACCACTATGGCTGTTTTGTCTCCTGGGAAACAGCCAGTGAAATGTCATTAGGTGAAGTAATAGACAGTGTGATGACACTTCCTCCCTGGCTAAGAGGTTTTTCTTTCTTGGCATTCATATTTGAAAGTCTAGTGTTCCTGCCTGTTTTTGTGACAGAGCACATCTGCTGTGGCAGACTATGGTCAGCAGTAAGTATAATCTGAATGGAAATCATCAGTATgagacatttttaaaccaaagtcAATGATTGCAATTATTTAGTGGTGATGTTTTTATACCACGCATTAAACTTTCAGGATgcaaaagcttttaaaacagCGTATAAAACATTATAGGACTCTACCCATGCCTAATTTGCCTGCTGGTCCTTAAGGATTTTTTGGCAGAGGACACATTAGGcttataaatgaataattatttcACAGAGAACTAATGTAACTTTATGGTAGGATAGTGTTGCAAATACTTTGGCACAAACCCTCTCACATATTggtgatgaataaataattgtCCATACCATTCCCATTAACTCTAAAAACATATCCAACATATAAAgattaaacaaatacaacaccAGTAGAGACGCTATTTGGTCAGGCTTTAATATTAGTTTATGACAGGAAGTTCTCATAATATGGTGGGTAGTTCTGCAGTGAGCAGTGCATGTAGAATACTTCTTTGTTTTATGGTGGAGACGAATATTTGACCCTGTAGTAGCGACGGCATCCCTTGAGTAGGCTATGGCTAGATTTGATTCACTTAGCGATAAAACGGGAACGTCCTGTCTTCTGATCACAACGGCCTGCCTGAGCAGCTCCTCACGTGAGCCTGGCTGCAGTCACACACCTTACTGTCCACTGTAATCCCTCACAATACGCACACAGTACAGGCAAAGAGGTTTTCTGCATGTGTAGGACCTTGAATAATTCTCAACCTATAAAGTGAAATATGTAAGCAGGAATGCATAGGAAAATAGAAAATCTAGTGCCAgtggtttgggtgttttgggGTTTAAACAGAAGTATTCATACACACTGCTGCCCCCACACACTTGTCACAGACACTTGTGAAAATGCCAGCATACACATTGCATTTGTTCTAGCAGGAGTGTGTATTTGCATTGACGAAGCATTACACTGCGAGGAAGGATCATTTCATTCTGGCTTTGAGCCAAGGGTCCACCGGGCCAATATTTCTCTCTGCGGGAGGCAAAAGAGACGCTGAGAGAGAAGCACTTAATAATATATGTATAGCGGCCTGTCTCTTTCCCCGAGCAGCTGaaatgtcaggtgtgtgtgtgttgccaggCTATGTTAGCTGCAAGGAAAGAAAATCCAGTCACTCACATGGCCTAAATCAGTTGAGGAATGCTGGTATGGCCCCATGACCCCTTGTGGTCCAGCTAAAGGGTTAATTGTTTCTCAACCAACCTCAGTCCTTACCTCTATTGTCATATACCATATgcttaaatgtgtttaataataGGATTACAATTGTATACACTTGACATTGTTGGCAGGTACTTATTGCATGCTGCCACTTTGAAGGCTAATTAAGCatgtaaaacagacaaaaaatacaaGCTAGTGAAACTAGATTCAATAATTCCGTAAGTATGGCTTGAaaggtgtttgttttcttgtgctCATCATATGTCCCTCATGCCATCTGTCTGTTTAATGATCGACAAAACCGTGGAGCCATCACTGCCTTTAGTGTCAGAGGTTAACACTTGCACAGCTCTCGGCGGAGCAGTCGTTCAGAAGCGAATTGACAGTAAAACACGAGCAGCCAAAGGTATGCGCTAGGAGAACCAGCTCATCCTGCTCTGTCAACTATAGACATCAGCTGTTATTTCTTATCTCTGTATGTTACTCGACTGATTGTCAGCCAGTATCCAGTGCTGGaagttattttattaatttttttaaaaccgATTTATCATGCTTTAATTTTAACGCCTGATATTGTAATTATGATTGCAGACTATGTTTTGTGCCAGCACTGGCAGTTGTTTACAGATTGATGATGAGGTCAGAAACTGTTGGGTGAGCAGCTCAGAGTCAGGAGTGTGttgatgtttctgttttctggACGCGGATTTCTACGAGCCTTCAAATGCATGCTTACGCTCCAAATCCATTAGCTTTCTGAGGctgataaagttttttttacatcattaaCTTAATACAATTGACAAATAAATCTACATTCATTTTTGATATGGCCAAAGAAGGTTGAAGTGGGCATTGAAAGATCCCACTGCATATTGACATTTCAATttctgatacatttttcaaaatatgttgaTACACCCTGGTTTTACATAGTTTGACCTTAGCACCTAGAAACAATAGAAGCCCCTGCAGGTTTCTGCACACATTTGGTTGTAATAAACAGCACAAGTGAGGATTCTTTGTATTAGTAGATTTCCAAAGCATTCAGAAGGTTTGCAGTTgaactattttgataaaaatcTGCAGTAGTTAAAAAGACTGACTCCAGCTTGCTTCACAGAGTTGTACAGGGCTGAGAGGTTGCAGATGAAAGCGAAGGCCGTTACGTAACCGGCGATCCTCTTAGCTGCATGTCATTGGTTTGTGCCTGAGTGTTGTCCCCAAGCACACAGAGCTGCTGGTGGCCATGCCATACAGAAGCAACAGCACTACGCTGCACTGGCGCTCCTATTTCACCAGTATATTATCCAGAAGGGCTTGTTGGAGAAAGTGGAGGGTTTAGCAGACTTCAGAGTGCCAGTTACGCTCTTAAAGCCTTTTGTCTGCTGCAGAAAAGCCCTTTTTAATTCCCAACCCCAGGGAACATGCCTCAACAACCAGGGGCATCATTTCACCCTTCTGTGGCTTTAAGACTGAAATTGGTATCTTAATTCTAGAGCAGAAATCCTCGATCCCTTTTTAAGTGTCCACAAACCAGGGTTTTCTGGTTACCATTTACAGAACCGTCATCCTGTCTTATGTCCCCACACCCTACCCTGCCGTGTTAGTCGCTTTTTGACTGGAATTGGAGAAACGACAGTAATTTGCATAAGCCCCTGCACTTATGGGAGTCATAATAGTGATAAGAtttggggagagagagggaagagagaaaggaggaggagaaagtgcCGAAGTTTCACATATCTGCGCAAGTAGATTACTCTGGTCTTTTTTCTGGCTTTCCTTCATGTTTGCTTATTACGGTCTAATCTCTGTtgtcacacgcacgcacacacacaatgtcaaaCAAACCTGCACACTCAGGCTTTGGTTAATGTGCTGGTATGCAAAGTTTGTTCCCTCAGGCTAGCTTTCTTTTTCACTGCCGCTTATTTCATTCTATTTTACCCTCCTGCATTTCCCTCTGTGCTATGAATAGCTCTGGAATAACACTGATGTCACTGACATACTGTAGTGTATCAGACATGCCTCAAGTGGTTTTAACCCTTCCCACCAGCCCCT encodes:
- the stradb gene encoding STE20-related kinase adapter protein beta isoform X1, whose amino-acid sequence is MSFLDCSCISHTQVQPLDIEERYEDISHQLLSCDSSEYTLQGPAGGDDITGLSAEPVHYQLLSELGRGFNNLSQVNMARHIPTGQLVAVKQTNLDECTEEELLQLMNEVLLSRLFRHPNLLTSRLVFSSCCQLWVLTPLMAYGSADTLLRTYFPDGMSESMIAYLLYGVLKALEYLHQMGYVHRGVKASHILLSGEGRVYLSGLHSIYSMMREGKRMRAVFDMPHHSPALLPWLSPELLRQDLHGYGVKSDIYSLGIVACELVSGRVPFQDMPPTQMLLQKLRGSHCCLLDVAPFPLGELGGLKVSRSGVDSGIGESVATGSMTHSATAPPTDRPQSPAPKNHSATLHNLVQLCLQQQPERRPSASTLLTHAFFKQVKRHTRDTFLSLMYPAVPLTSPDDPSVSCPPALSCHTLASTSSDTTEAVWDFS
- the stradb gene encoding STE20-related kinase adapter protein beta isoform X2 is translated as MSFLSCDSSEYTLQGPAGGDDITGLSAEPVHYQLLSELGRGFNNLSQVNMARHIPTGQLVAVKQTNLDECTEEELLQLMNEVLLSRLFRHPNLLTSRLVFSSCCQLWVLTPLMAYGSADTLLRTYFPDGMSESMIAYLLYGVLKALEYLHQMGYVHRGVKASHILLSGEGRVYLSGLHSIYSMMREGKRMRAVFDMPHHSPALLPWLSPELLRQDLHGYGVKSDIYSLGIVACELVSGRVPFQDMPPTQMLLQKLRGSHCCLLDVAPFPLGELGGLKVSRSGVDSGIGESVATGSMTHSATAPPTDRPQSPAPKNHSATLHNLVQLCLQQQPERRPSASTLLTHAFFKQVKRHTRDTFLSLMYPAVPLTSPDDPSVSCPPALSCHTLASTSSDTTEAVWDFS
- the stradb gene encoding STE20-related kinase adapter protein beta isoform X3, translated to MARHIPTGQLVAVKQTNLDECTEEELLQLMNEVLLSRLFRHPNLLTSRLVFSSCCQLWVLTPLMAYGSADTLLRTYFPDGMSESMIAYLLYGVLKALEYLHQMGYVHRGVKASHILLSGEGRVYLSGLHSIYSMMREGKRMRAVFDMPHHSPALLPWLSPELLRQDLHGYGVKSDIYSLGIVACELVSGRVPFQDMPPTQMLLQKLRGSHCCLLDVAPFPLGELGGLKVSRSGVDSGIGESVATGSMTHSATAPPTDRPQSPAPKNHSATLHNLVQLCLQQQPERRPSASTLLTHAFFKQVKRHTRDTFLSLMYPAVPLTSPDDPSVSCPPALSCHTLASTSSDTTEAVWDFS